A portion of the Anser cygnoides isolate HZ-2024a breed goose chromosome 25, Taihu_goose_T2T_genome, whole genome shotgun sequence genome contains these proteins:
- the LRRN2 gene encoding leucine-rich repeat neuronal protein 2, with the protein MLPVSLSCLGRSQSHQPKMRPFRTSSLLLCVVAAAAIPIVPWKVKCPPQCVCQIRPWYTPRSVYREAATVDCNDLFITAVPEDLPEGTQTLLLQSNNIARLEQSDVGYLRNLSELDLSQNSFSDVWDFGLKSMPQLLSLHLEENQLAELPDGSFPGLGNLQELYLNHNQLRRIAPHAFAGLGSLLRLHLNSNQLRTVDSRWFQMLPSLEILMIGGNRVDAILDMNFRPLSNLRSLVLAGMNLREISDYALEGLRSLESLSFYDNKLVNVPKRALQQVPGLKFLDLNKNPLQRVRQSDFTNMLHLKELGLNNMEELVSVDKFALINLPELTKLDMTNNPKLSFIHPSAFHHLPQMETLMLNNNALSALHKQTVESLPNLQEISIHGNPIRCDCVIRWVNSTENRIRFIEPQSTLCAEPPDLKRRHIRDVPFREMTDRCLPLISARSLPSRLEAADGDDISLHCRALAEPDPEIYWVTPSGVKLVPYVEDGRYKVHPEGTLEIAGISAREAGLYTCVAHNLLGADTRSVSVTVNSSFPLSEASLELAVVDVQAYHILVAWKPHLNTVSSNLTWSSFSLSSNSDTTNVARIPTGTHAYNITRLHQDTEYWACLHVAFVDLQAKVACVNARTKEVTRRYGPLGDRQSLLTLLVLCVLLLAAGLVARCGLGDEPRRAGELLRDAVAVRVVYPHLAPHWARGPRGGQLLAVEVQAAPLDS; encoded by the coding sequence ATGCTCCCCGTGAGCCTTTCCTGCCTGGGAAGAAGCCAGTCCCACCAGCCGAAAATGAGACCCTTCCGAACCAGCTCGCTCCTGCTCTGCGTggtggccgccgccgccatccccATCGTGCCCTGGAAGGTGAAATGCCCGCCACAGTGCGTCTGCCAGATCCGGCCCTGGTACACCCCCCGCTCCGTCTACCGGGAGGCCGCCACCGTGGACTGCAATGACTTGTTCATCACCGCCGTGCCCGAAGACCTGCCGGAGGGGACCCAGACCCTGCTCTTGCAGAGCAACAACATCGCCAGGCTGGAGCAGAGTGACGTGGGCTATCTCAGAAACCTCTCCGAGTTGGACCTGTCGCAGAACAGCTTCTCCGATGTCTGGGACTTTGGCCTGAAGAGCATGCCGCAGCTGCTCAGCCTGCATCTGGAGGAGAACCAGCTGGCTGAGCTGCCCGACGGCAGCTTCCCCGGGCTGGGCAACCTGCAGGAGCTCTACCTGAACCACAACCAGCTCCGCAGGATCGCTCCCCACGCCTTCGCAGGCCTCGGCAGCCTCCTGCGCCTCCACCTCAACTCCAACCAGCTGAGGACGGTCGACAGCCGCTGGTTCCAGATGTTGCCCAGCCTGGAGATCCTCATGATCGGAGGCAACAGGGTGGATGCTATCTTGGATATGAATTTCAGGCCCTTGTCAAACCTGCGGAGCTTGGTTTTGGCCGGGATGAACCTGAGGGAGATCTCAGACTACGCGCTAGAGGGGCTGCGAAGCCTGGAGAGCCTCTCTTTCTATGACAACAAGCTCGTGAACGTCCCCAAGCGGGCCCTGCAGCAAGTTCCTGGCCTCAAGTTCCTGGACCTGAACAAAAACCCCTTGCAGAGGGTCAGGCAAAGTGACTTCACCAACATGCTGCACCTCAAGGAGCTGGGGCTCAACAACATGGAGGAGCTGGTGTCCGTAGACAAGTTTGCCTTGATCAACCTCCCCGAGCTGACCAAGCTGGACATGACCAACAACCCCAAGCTGTCCTTCATCCACCCCAGCGCCTTCCACCACCTGCCCCAGATGGAAACCCTCATGCTCAACAACAACGCCCTAAGTGCCTTGCATAAGCAGACGGTCGAGTCCCTGCCCAACCTGCAGGAGATCAGCATCCACGGCAACCCCATCCGCTGCGACTGCGTCATCCGCTGGGTCAACAGCACCGAGAACCGCATCCGCTTCATCGAGCCCCAGTCCACGCTGTGCGCCGAGCCCCCCGACCTCAAGAGGAGGCACATTCGGGATGTCCCCTTCCGGGAGATGACGGATCGCTGCCTGCCCCTCATCTCTGCCCGGAGCCTGCCCTCGCGCCTGGAAGCGGCGGACGGGGATGACATCTCCTTGCACTGCCGTGCCCTGGCGGAGCCAGACCCAGAGATCTACTGGGTCACCCCCTCGGGGGTTAAGCTGGTCCCCTACGTGGAAGACGGGCGCTACAAGGTGCACCCCGAAGGGACGCTGGAGATTGCCGGGATCTCGGCTCGGGAGGCCGGGCTGTACACCTGCGTGGCTCACAACCTGCTCGGGGCGGACACCAGGAGCGTCAGCGTGACGGTCAACAGCTCCTTCCCGCTCAGCGAGGCCAGCCTGGAGCTGGCGGTGGTGGACGTCCAAGCCTACCACATCCTGGTAGCCTGGAAGCCGCATCTCAACACCGTCTCCTCCAACCTCACCTGGTCCAGCTTCTCGCTCAGCTCCAACTCGGACACGACCAACGTGGCCCGCATCCCGACAGGGACCCACGCCTACAACATCACGCGGCTCCACCAGGACACGGAGTACTGGGCTTGCCTCCACGTGGCCTTTGTAGACTTGCAGGCCAAGGTGGCTTGCGTGAACGCCAGGACTAAAGAGGTCACCCGCCGCTACGGGCCCCTGGGGGACAGGCAGAGCCTCCTTACCCTGCTGGTGCTCTGCGTCCTGCTGCTCGCCGCCGGCCTGGTGGCTCGCTGCGGCCTCGGGGACGAgcccaggagggctggggagctcCTGCGGGACGCGGTGGCCGTGCGCGTGGTTTATCCCCACCTCGCCCCGCACTGGGCTCGGGGGCCTCGTGGCGGGCAGCTCCTGGCCGTGGAGGTGCAAGCGGCACCCCTGGACTCCTGA